The Anabaena sp. WA102 genome contains a region encoding:
- a CDS encoding Uma2 family endonuclease, with the protein MTLQLAKPHLNIFRLNVSQYHQMSEVGIFSENDKVELINGEIIEMSPIGRRHTACVNRLNSVFSQLLGKKVIIAVQNPIILNNLSEPEPDIALLQPRADFYESGHPSTPGYISLN; encoded by the coding sequence TTTTTCGTCTCAATGTTTCTCAATACCATCAAATGAGCGAAGTCGGGATTTTTTCAGAAAATGATAAAGTAGAACTAATTAATGGAGAAATTATAGAAATGTCACCAATTGGTAGAAGACACACAGCTTGTGTAAATCGTTTAAATTCAGTTTTTTCGCAATTACTGGGTAAAAAAGTCATAATTGCTGTACAAAATCCGATTATCCTCAATAACTTATCTGAACCTGAACCAGATATCGCATTACTACAACCCCGTGCAGATTTTTATGAATCTGGACACCCCTCAACCCCAGGATATATTTCTCTTAATTGA